Proteins from a single region of Chloroherpeton thalassium ATCC 35110:
- a CDS encoding Crp/Fnr family transcriptional regulator, with translation MNDLLAKAILRLKEFNDDELALFLSCFKTRRLEKGDFFINEGCLCEFLGFVNSGMLRAYFLKDGDERILQFYFPDYWVAEFLNIESKEPAEISIQALEPCEIQTITCEKMWEMNEVIPNFKLFGQMLINQRFVFFRKRTMSFLRDSPELRYKKLLQEQAEEIEKIPLQYIASYLGIRPESLSRIRKRLSEDSLSFL, from the coding sequence ATGAACGATTTATTAGCCAAAGCGATCCTCCGCTTGAAAGAATTTAATGACGATGAATTAGCCCTTTTTCTGTCTTGCTTTAAAACACGACGCCTTGAAAAAGGCGATTTTTTCATCAATGAAGGCTGTTTATGCGAATTTCTCGGCTTTGTAAATTCAGGGATGCTACGCGCTTATTTTTTGAAAGACGGAGATGAACGCATTCTGCAGTTTTATTTTCCGGATTATTGGGTGGCGGAGTTCCTCAATATCGAAAGCAAAGAGCCGGCGGAAATTAGCATCCAAGCCCTCGAACCGTGTGAAATTCAAACGATTACCTGCGAAAAAATGTGGGAAATGAACGAAGTGATCCCGAATTTTAAACTTTTCGGGCAGATGCTTATTAACCAAAGGTTTGTGTTTTTCAGAAAACGGACGATGTCGTTTCTGAGAGATTCGCCGGAACTGCGCTACAAAAAATTGCTTCAAGAGCAAGCGGAAGAGATAGAAAAAATTCCGCTGCAATACATCGCATCGTATTTGGGCATTCGCCCGGAAAGCCTGAGCCGCATTCGTAAGCGCTTGTCTGAAGACTCGTTATCGTTTCTCTAA